The Nitrososphaerales archaeon genomic interval ACCAAGAACTTTTAGCTTACCCAGACCTTTAAGCCTTCTACTGCCAATTATTATTAGAAAGGGATCTTCCTTATTCGCTACAGAAAGTATTTTTTCAACAGGTTCGCCAACTAACACCATTCTGGAAGCTCTTACACCCTTGGATTCACAAACATTCACCTGTTTTTCAAGGCTGTCGTAAACCTTTTTTTGCACCTCTTTGCTTACACGAGACAATTCCCTCTTAACCCTCTCTCGCTCCTTCTCACTTAAGAATAGACTAGACCCCTCAATTATCTCTGGTAAAACTCTAAGAACAGTTATCTCCATATCCATTGCCTTGGCAATCTCTATGGCGTAGTTGAGCGCCTTGTCTGACATTTCATAACCATCATGTGGAACAAGAATCTTGTGTCTCACGCGTATACGTTGCTACTATTAGCTAATTAAGCTTAACACAATTTTCAGTGGTGGAAATAACATTAGGCAACGTTTCTGTGATCATCTAGGATTTGTGACAGTCTATAAGCAGTTTGCTAAAGAAAAATCTGTTGATTTTCAGAATTAAAAATCGTGTTCTCTTCTTAAATAAGAATGTCATGAAGATGTCATATGGAACAGTATGTTCAACTCATGGCAAAAGATGTAAGCAGGCGACCGGTCAAGCTTGAACCAGAAAAAACTCTTTACGATGCAAGAAATATCATGCAGGCTTTTGGTATTAGCAGAGTTGTTATTGCGAAGGGTGACAAACCCGTAGGGATCGTTACTGAGAAGGACATAGCAAAGATTCTGTACCTTGATGTCTTGGGCAGGCATCTTGACCAGATTAAGCTTGAAGAGGTGATGAACAAGAATCTAGTAACTGTTAATGAACACAGTGGCTTGAATATTTGCGCAAAGGCAATGGATGAAAACAGGATAAGCTCTGTAATATCAGTCGATAGTGCAATGAAGTTAAGGGGAATAATAACCAAGACCGATCTCGTGGAAGTATATGCAAAGTACTATGCTGGGAAGCACTTGGTGCAGGATTATATGACTAGAAAGATCTTTATAGTGACACCGGAAGATACTACTCGTACCGTTCTTTCAATAATGACAGTCAACAAATTATCCCGGATCTTGGTTGTAAAGGAACAGAAACTGGTCGGGATAATAACTAGTAGAGACCTTTTACCAGTGATCGGTTTATTTGCTCCTGGCACTTTTGGAACTGTTAAAATGCCGCCGCGATCTGGTGAGGATCTTGGAATTATCACACCTGCCGGCGTAAGCAGATTACTGCTTGCTGAGGACATAATGACAGGCGATCCGGTAACTGTCACGAAGGATTCTGATCTATCTCTTGCTGCACAAATAATGGTAAACAAGAGAATAAGTGGATTGCCGGTGGTTGATATGCACAAAAACGTAGAGGGCATAGTTACCAAGACTGATATTGTTAGAGCTTTTACAGTCACTTGATAGAAGTGATTATTGCTTACCTATTAATCAAGAATCTTAACGAATTCATAGTTCTAACTGTGGCATGTGAACAAAACTTAAACGTTCGGCTTGATATCATCAACATTTTAAGAAACAAGATATTGAACCGAAATTAAAACATGTATTGCTGCAATAATCTAAGAACAATTACATCATTATTGTACATAAATAAAAATAATGGGAGGTTACTTTCCTTCCAAGAATGCTCTCAGCATCCATGCCATCTTCTCATGTTTTTCCATTAGTCCTGTAAGAAAATCATTCGTTCCTATATCATGGTACTTATTCGCACATGTTTCAAGGTCGATTCTTAAATTCCTAATAATCGCCTCATGATCTGCAAGCAGGTTAGATATCATCCTGGTCGCATCTGGGTATTCACCGACATGTTCTTTCAATCTAGCAAACTCAATAAACTCAGCAAGAGTGGCGATTGACTTTCCTGCAACTGTGCGAATTCTCTCAGCAACATCATCCATCACCTCGTCAAGTTCCTCGTACTGCGATTGAAAGAACTTGTGCAGGTCATTGAACTGAGGTCCCACAACATTCCAGTGGTAGTTCCTTGTCTTTGTGTATAGAACATATTCGTCTGAAAGTAAACTGCTAAGAATTCGTACAACACCCGCCCGATCTGCAGCGGAGATTCCAATATTGGGTTCGACATCTGTTTTCATGACCACGTCAAGAAACTCTTTACTCTGCATGAGCCAATCATGATCATCATGGTTATTAAATCTTTTAGAAGCTGCTATGCAATAATGGTCAATATCCTGTTACACTCATTTGCATTACCCCAATGCAAATTAACAGGTACCTTGTTCCTGCCATCATGCGTGTGTGTTGTTAACATAAGCAAACTATGCTTTAGACAATTTACATCGTACTAGTCTAAAAGAATATTATTTACATTTATTCTAACCATAATGTGAAAAAAGCTACGGACGATCTTAGGAGTGATCACAAGATCGTTAAAAGGTTGCGCAATATTGTAAAGAAATGTTCTGATATGATCTATGCAGAGCAAGATGTACCTTTTGAGGATATTAAAAACATAATCATAGTAATGGAGCAGTTTATTGACAAATGTCATCACGGCAAGGAGGAATGCGCCTATTTTCCAGCAACGAAAGGGTGTAATGCACGTATGGATGTGGAGGCAAGAGCGTTGATCATAGAACATGAACTGGGTAGGCGAATAGCGAAATTTGTTGATGAAAGTTTTGTGCAGTATAAAAATAATAAGAAAAGGGAGCCACTCGCGCGTTTCTTAAAAGCATATGTTGATTTCTTGGACGCTCATACTACAAGAGAAGAAAAATTTTTCGACTTGGTGGATGAAATGGTTAGTGCTCCTTAGGATGTTGCTAACAATATTCTTGAACAATTTGCAAGCATCGAGGAAGAAAGGATTGGTCATGGAAGGCATCATGAACTTGTAGCAATTGTAGAAACTCTTGAAGGGAGATTTTGGATTCAGTCTTCATAAATTATAATTCAATTAATATTCTGGTTTCCTATTTGCTAGCAAAGTTTAAAGCACCTATAGTTTGGTCTGTGTTTATGTCTAGTAATATGCTTGAAGAGCCTGTGGGAAAATTTATCCACAAGAAGATTGTAATGCTTGAGTCTGATCAAACAGTGGAGAAAGCTGCGAAAACAATGCGTGACGAACAAATAGGCAGCATATTGGTATCAGAGAAAGGTGAAGTAACTGGTATCGTTACTGAAAGGGACATTCTCTATAAAGTGGTTGCTGGCGGGAAGGATTCCAGCAGGTTAAAGCTCAAAGATATAATGAGTAAGCCTTTGGTATTTATAGATTCAAGCTCAAAAGTGAAAGAAGCTATTGCATTGATGGCCAAGAACAACATACGCAGACTGGTGGTCAGGGAAGACAAGAAGGTGATCGGTGTTATCTCCCAGAGAGCTGTTGTTGGAGATTTACACAAGATGGATATTTCAATTGCTGAGATAGATGTACCAAAAGGTGTGTTATGTCCATATTGCGGTTCTACTTTTTCAAATAAGGAAGAACTTTCAAAGCATATAGATAGGATGCATATTGGTGCGGGTCTGTTAGAAGGCGACGTTAGACAGTTTTAGTAATAGAAAAGTCATAAACCATTCACTGATTCTACAATGAAAATCTGATAGCAATCACTATTTCCATTATTGATTATCATGAATGGAAATGATGTGTAACGTTTAATACCGTTCATATCTTAAAAGATGGCATGATCAGCAAGGGACTGCTCTCAGGTATTGCTGCTGGAGTATTCTTTGCTGGCTTGGGTGTTGGCTACGCTATTTTTGGAGTACCTGTACAGCAACAATTACAGAACCAGCATGCTCAGATAACAGCGCTGCAAGCAGAGGTTGCCAGTCTGAAGGGCACAACCGCAACACCAAGCTTTGAATCTATGATGGGCTTTACTCGCGCATCGTCATCATTAATGCAGGGAGCTGCAATGATGCAGCAAGGTGCAAATATGATGATGCAGGCGCAGGAAATGATGACGTCTGATCCAGTGCAGGGAAACACCTTGATCAATCTTGGTTCAAACATAATGCAGCAGGGTTTTGACATGATGCAACAGGCTTCCGATATGATGCGTCAGGTGCAAATGCCGCCTTCTGCTACAGGTCTTATGATGCAGGGTTTCAATAACATGATGCAGGGCCGTCAAAACATGCTTACCGCGGCTCACACGATGATGCAGGCAAGACAGACGCTGTTTAACATGCACCAGCAGGGCATGATGGGCCCGATGATGAGTCAGCAAAATATGCAGTCTATGATGCAAGCGATCAGGGACATGAGTCAGGGAATGGCATTAATGCAAAAGTATATGGCAAACATGCAGCAGGCCCAGGGCATGATGGGAATGCAACCAATGAGGGGGGTTGGTGGATTTGGTTTCATGGGACCTATGATGGGCCAAATGATGGGTTCTGGCATGATGGGTTCCCTGATGGGACCTGGTATGATGGGATGGCAGGGCATGGTTCCACGAATGATGTGGAATCAAACTGCTCCAATGGCCTTTATGGGTATGATGAACATACAGACGGTGCAACCATTAACTGTAGATAATGTAAAAAAGGCAGCGCAAGACTTTGTTAATTCACTTGATCCAAATCTTGCAGTTAAAGATATCATGGA includes:
- a CDS encoding universal stress protein, which encodes MRHKILVPHDGYEMSDKALNYAIEIAKAMDMEITVLRVLPEIIEGSSLFLSEKERERVKRELSRVSKEVQKKVYDSLEKQVNVCESKGVRASRMVLVGEPVEKILSVANKEDPFLIIIGSRRLKGLGKLKVLGSVARKVSEQAKCPVTIVH
- a CDS encoding CBS domain-containing protein; protein product: MEQYVQLMAKDVSRRPVKLEPEKTLYDARNIMQAFGISRVVIAKGDKPVGIVTEKDIAKILYLDVLGRHLDQIKLEEVMNKNLVTVNEHSGLNICAKAMDENRISSVISVDSAMKLRGIITKTDLVEVYAKYYAGKHLVQDYMTRKIFIVTPEDTTRTVLSIMTVNKLSRILVVKEQKLVGIITSRDLLPVIGLFAPGTFGTVKMPPRSGEDLGIITPAGVSRLLLAEDIMTGDPVTVTKDSDLSLAAQIMVNKRISGLPVVDMHKNVEGIVTKTDIVRAFTVT
- a CDS encoding DNA starvation/stationary phase protection protein, with the translated sequence MQSKEFLDVVMKTDVEPNIGISAADRAGVVRILSSLLSDEYVLYTKTRNYHWNVVGPQFNDLHKFFQSQYEELDEVMDDVAERIRTVAGKSIATLAEFIEFARLKEHVGEYPDATRMISNLLADHEAIIRNLRIDLETCANKYHDIGTNDFLTGLMEKHEKMAWMLRAFLEGK
- a CDS encoding hemerythrin domain-containing protein translates to MKKATDDLRSDHKIVKRLRNIVKKCSDMIYAEQDVPFEDIKNIIIVMEQFIDKCHHGKEECAYFPATKGCNARMDVEARALIIEHELGRRIAKFVDESFVQYKNNKKREPLARFLKAYVDFLDAHTTREEKFFDLVDEMVSAP
- a CDS encoding CBS domain-containing protein; translation: MSSNMLEEPVGKFIHKKIVMLESDQTVEKAAKTMRDEQIGSILVSEKGEVTGIVTERDILYKVVAGGKDSSRLKLKDIMSKPLVFIDSSSKVKEAIALMAKNNIRRLVVREDKKVIGVISQRAVVGDLHKMDISIAEIDVPKGVLCPYCGSTFSNKEELSKHIDRMHIGAGLLEGDVRQF